A single region of the Polyodon spathula isolate WHYD16114869_AA chromosome 12, ASM1765450v1, whole genome shotgun sequence genome encodes:
- the LOC121324505 gene encoding protein FAM177A1-like — MADLSLYLTNSNVSLGQKMDDSKNVGKDFESVELGEIGKEKQKKKVPRRIIHFASGDTMEEYSTDEEQELEKKEMLPTVDPSKLTWRPYLFFYMWRAATTTISVCDFLGEKMASLFGISTPKYQYAIDEYYRMKKEDEEEEEENRMSEEAERNFQEQQSQESPEPHTEQPEGSASFVNVTFELENDPCATPEKSRVPAPIPT, encoded by the exons ATGGCTGATCTATCGCTTTATCTAACAAATAGCAACGTTTCATTGGGACAAAAAATGGATGACAGTAAG AATGTAGGAAAAGACTTTGAAAGTGTGGAACTAGGGGAGATTGGAAAggagaagcagaagaagaagGTGCCACGGCGGATTATTCACTTCGCCAGCGGAGACACCATGGAAGAGTACAGCACGGATGAAGAACAGGAGctggagaaaaaagaaatgcttcCTACAGTCGATCCA tcaaagcTGACTTGGAGACCATACCTCTTTTTCTACATGTGGAGGGCAGCCACTACTACAATATCAG tgtgtGACTTTCTTGGAGAAAAAATGGCCTCACTGTTTGGAATAAGTACACCTAAATACCAGTATGCCATTGATGAGTACTACAGGATGAAGAAGGAG gatgaagaggaggaggaggagaaccGCATGTCTGAGGAGGCAGAGCGTAATTTCCAGGAGCAGCAGAGCCAGGAAAGTCCAGAACCGCACACTGAACAGCCAGAGGGTTCTGCTTCATTTGTTAATGTCACTTTCGAGCTGGAAAACGATCCCTGTGCGACTCCAGAGAAAAGTAGAGTTCCAGCACCCATTCCCACATAA
- the LOC121324504 gene encoding F-box only protein 33-like, with amino-acid sequence MALCGGVGASALPSELIVHIFSFLSARDKLWASAVCSRWRECLFYPALWPQLKLRLGRGTGGAGSSSDETPRLEFLMRKFGSFVRELQLEFTPVEGYPVRWRDSLNNYLDQVLCVLRSLKNNRNLQKLSMYGDTCILQEEGILDSTHLTQVDQGSKKIKEIKQLFEETLASSRQLKWLSSAFMLGMVTPNSLSTMSNLSANSLEHLSLLDNQAPPLIPSIELGRLLNLHSLALDFCDFTSEMCQVLSNSDHVPLHRLSLVLHGTVLHNKPLDITPGEVDWQALVRHSANLRVYIMALDVHSQDLLSVLKPSLPLERIHFDSYSTCASEAALDLISRQYCKTLSHFILVRDLMERDDTGFPDLSENRNEDPLVLLAWRCTHLSLLIIHGYTVWAHNLIAISRLRGSNLKVLAVSEESIDFDQDQLLFQDEDPIHNLIEEVSLGLSRPWNPMMDTNIVLSEPTQHFFREMQRFSEGI; translated from the exons ATGGCTCTATGCGGGGGTGTTGGAGCCTCGGCCTTGCCCAGCGAGCTGATAGTCCACATCTTCTCCTTCTTGTCGGCCCGGGATAAGCTGTGGGCCTCGGCTGTGTGCTCCCGTTGGAGGGAGTGTCTCTTTTACCCAGCGCTGTGGCCCCAGCTCAAGCTGCGGCTCGGCAGAGGCACTGGCGGGGCAGGCTCCAGCTCTGACGAGACACCCAGGCTGGAGTTTCTCATGCGGAAGTTTGGCTCGTTTGTTCGTGAGCTGCAGCTGGAGTTTACCCCTGTCGAAGGCTACCCTGTCCGCTGGAGGGATTCCCTGAACAACTACCTGGATCAGGTGTTGTGCGTGCTGAGGAGTCTGAAAAATAACAG GAATCTACAGAAGTTGAGCATGTATGGAGACACATGCATCCTCCAGGAGGAAGGGATTCTAGACAGCACCCATCTCACCCAGGTGGACCAGGGAAGCAAGAAAATTAAAGA gataaagcagctgtttgaagaGACCCTGGCCAGCAGCAGGCAGCTGAAATGGCTGTCTTCTGCATTCATGCTGGGTATGGTTACCCCTAACTCTCTGTCGACAATGTCCAACCTCAGTGCCAACTCCCTGGAGCATCTGAGTCTGCTGGACAACCAGGCCCCACCCCTTATTCCATCTATCGAGTTGGGGCGCCTGCTTAACCTGCACTCCCTAGCCTTGGACTTCTGTGACTTCACCTCTGAGATGTGCCAGGTACTCTCCAACAGTGACCACGTGCCTTTGCACCGACTCTCCCTCGTGCTGCACGGCACAGTGTTGCACAATAAACCACTGGACATCACGCCTGGCGAGGTGGATTGGCAGGCTCTAGTCCGCCACAGTGCCAATTTGCGGGTGTACATCATGGCACTGGATGTGCACAGCCAAGATCTGCTGAGTGTACTGAAGCCTAGCCTGCCCCTGGAGAGGATTCACTTTGACAGCTACTCCACCTGCGCCTCTGAGGCTGCCCTGGATCTCATTTCCAGGCAGTACTGCAAGACCCTCTCCCACTTCATCCTCGTGAGGGACCTGATGGAGAGGGATGACACCGGCTTCCCTGACCTCAGTGAGAACCGCAACGAGGACCCCTTGGTCCTCCTCGCCTGGAGGTGCACgcatctctctctcctcatcaTTCATG GTTACACTGTGTGGGCTCACAATTTGATTGCGATATCTCGGCTCCGTGGCTCCAACTTGAAGGTGCTGGCAGTATCTGAGGAGAGCATCGACTTTGACCAGGATCAGCTGCTGTTCCAGGATGAGGACCCCATCCACAACCTGATCGAGGAGGTGTCCTTGGGCCTTAGTCGACCCTGGAACCCCATGATGGACACCAACATCGTCCTCAGTGAACCAACACAGCACTTCTTCCGGGAGATGCAGCGTTTTAGCGAGGGCATTTAG
- the ppp2r3c gene encoding serine/threonine-protein phosphatase 2A regulatory subunit B'' subunit gamma, producing MDWKEVLQNRLSASKKAEKMEEEKKEEEMAMFTKNYMEWKGGGKRDYSYNNIPRFYYRLPAEDEVLQQKLREESRAVFLQRKSRELLDNEELQNLWFLLDKHQTPPMIGEEAMINYDNFLKVGEKAGAKCTQFFTARVFAKLLHSDPYGRISIMQFFNYVMRKVWLHQTRIGLSLYDVAGQGYLRESDLENYILELIPTLPQLDGLEKSFYSFYVCTAVRKFFFFLDPLRTGKIKIQDILACSFLDDLLELRDEELSKESQESNWFSAPSALRVYGQYLNLDKDHNGMLSKEELSRYGTGTFTNVFLDQVYQECLTYDGEMDYKTYLDFVLALENRKEPAALQYIFKLLDIENKGYLNVFTLNYFFRAIQEQMKLHGQEQVSFQDVKDEIFDMVKPKDPCKITLQDLVNSSQGDTVTSILIDLNGFWTYENREVLVANDNDSSADLDDT from the exons ATGGACTGGAAAGAGGTTCTTCAAAACAGACTTTCCGCTTCTAAGAAAG CTGAAAAGATGGAGGAAGAGAAGAAGGAGGAAGAGATGGCAATGTTTACCAAGAATTACATGGAGTGGAAAGGGGGAGGAAAAAGAGATTATTCGTATAACAATATACCAAGATTTTACTACAGG CTGCCAGCTGAAGATGAGGTTTTGCAGCAGAAGTTACGTGAAGAATCAAGAGCAGTCTTCCTCCAGAGGAAAAGTCGTGAGCTGCTGGATAACGAAGAATTGCAG AACCTGTGGTTCCTGTTGGACAAACACCAGACACCACCAATGATAGGGGAGGAAGCAATGATTAATTATGACAACTTCTTAAAAGTCGGGGAAAAAGCAGGAGCGAAGTGCAC GCAGTTCTTCACCGCCAGGGTTTTTGCCAAACTGTTACACAGCGATCCATATGGAAGGATATCAATAATGCAGTTCTTTAACTATGTAATGCGAAAAG TATGGCTTCATCAGACCAGGATTGGCCTTAGCCTGTATGACGTTGCTGGCCAAGGCTATCTCAGAGAGTCG GATTTAGAGAATTACATTCTGGAGCTGATTCCCACATTGCCACAGCTAGATGGCTTAGAGAAATCCTTCTATTCTTTTTATGTCTGTACGGCCGTTCGtaaattcttcttcttcctgGATCCTCTTCggacag GCAAGATTAAAATCCAGGATATTTTAGCCTGCAGTTTCTTGGATGATTTACTAGAG CTAAGAGATGAGGAACTTTCTAAAGAGAGTCAAGAATCAAACTGGTTTTCTGCTCCTTCAGCACTGCGTGTTTATG GTCAATATTTAAATCTAGACAAAGACCACAATGGGATGTTGAGCAAGGAGGAGCTGTCTCGCTATGGCACAGGAACCTTCACCAATGTCTTTCTTGACCAAGTCTATCAAGAGTGCCTCACTTATGATGGAGAGATG GATTACAAGACCTATCTTGATTTTGTTCTGGCTCTGGAGAACAGGAAAGAACCTGCTGCTCTCCAGTACATTTTTAAGTTGCTGGACATTGAAAACAAGGGTTACCTCAATGTCTTCACACTCAACTACTTTTTCAGG gcCATCCAGGAACAAATGAAATTACATGGACAGGAGCAAGTATCTTTCCAAGATGTAAAG GATGAAATCTTTGACATGGTGAAGCCCAAGGACCCTTGTAAGATCACCCTTCAGGATTTAGTGAACAGCAGCCAGGGAGACACTGTCACTAGTATCCTCATTGACCTAAATGGTTTTTGGACCTATGAAAACAGAGAAGTCCTTGTGGCTAATGACAATGACAGCAGTGCTGATCTGGACGATACATGA